One genomic region from Streptomyces sp. NBC_01304 encodes:
- a CDS encoding sensor histidine kinase encodes MNDDAPVPIGRPPQSRREALAKFGWIAVWLVFLAYPVKDLADGHHSAPATLLGCAGLVAFGGCYLALVLRFMVRAEALIAPQLALAALLVLATVLAYTLGDEWLGLFVYVSVASAFALPFRQARWMIPLTTVVMVLLGLRTETLGQIIMSLGVMTLMIGFAMTGVRHLIHTTIQLREARATVAELAANEERLRLARDLHDLLGHSLSLITLKSELAGRMLPAHPDKAAEQVADIERVSRQALVDVREAVSGYRRATLPAELAGARTALTAAGIEATIPPAPDGPPDGPLGEQEEAALAWALREAVTNVVRHSGAHRCTVDLTRRETLDGPVLELTVEDDGKGGGGAAGNGLTGLTERLEAVGGTLESGPGKRGFRLLARVPVGSEA; translated from the coding sequence ATGAACGACGACGCCCCGGTCCCGATCGGGCGTCCCCCGCAGAGCCGTCGCGAAGCCCTGGCCAAGTTCGGCTGGATCGCGGTCTGGCTGGTCTTCCTGGCCTACCCGGTCAAGGACCTGGCCGACGGCCACCACTCGGCCCCCGCCACCCTCCTCGGGTGTGCGGGGCTGGTCGCCTTCGGGGGCTGCTACCTGGCGCTGGTCCTTCGCTTCATGGTCCGGGCCGAGGCGCTGATCGCGCCCCAACTGGCCCTGGCCGCCCTCCTGGTCCTGGCCACGGTGCTCGCGTACACCCTCGGCGACGAGTGGCTCGGGCTGTTCGTGTACGTCTCCGTGGCATCGGCCTTCGCGCTGCCGTTCCGGCAGGCCCGCTGGATGATTCCGCTGACCACGGTCGTGATGGTCCTGTTGGGCCTGCGCACGGAGACCCTGGGGCAGATCATCATGTCCCTCGGCGTCATGACGCTCATGATCGGCTTCGCGATGACAGGCGTACGGCACCTCATCCACACCACGATCCAGCTCCGCGAGGCCCGCGCCACCGTCGCCGAACTCGCGGCCAACGAGGAGCGGTTGCGCCTCGCCCGCGACCTGCACGACCTCCTCGGCCACTCCCTCTCCCTCATCACCCTGAAGAGCGAACTGGCGGGCCGCATGCTCCCCGCCCACCCCGACAAGGCCGCGGAGCAGGTGGCCGACATCGAGCGGGTCAGCAGGCAGGCGCTCGTCGACGTACGGGAGGCGGTGAGCGGCTACCGCAGGGCCACGCTGCCGGCTGAACTGGCCGGTGCGCGCACGGCGTTGACGGCAGCCGGCATCGAAGCGACGATCCCGCCCGCGCCCGACGGACCGCCCGACGGCCCGCTCGGCGAGCAGGAGGAGGCGGCCCTCGCCTGGGCGCTGCGCGAGGCGGTCACCAACGTCGTACGCCACTCCGGCGCGCACCGCTGCACGGTGGACCTCACCCGCCGCGAGACCCTGGACGGACCGGTCCTGGAGCTCACCGTGGAGGACGACGGCAAGGGCGGCGGGGGAGCGGCGGGCAACGGCCTGACCGGCCTCACCGAACGCCTGGAAGCGGTCGGCGGCACCCTCGAATCCGGCCCCGGGAAACGGGGATTCCGGCTCCTCGCCCGGGTCCCCGTAGGATCCGAAGCATGA
- a CDS encoding transglutaminase-like domain-containing protein — translation MNPESTDRRRQFAEEARAERPDLALLCLLVGAEADTGLGEAGIDAAQIELDRLAGLLPFRPGGPRAWAAALAELLGGRCDFRGTPADYQRLGSSLLHEVLRRRRGLPILLSVVWLEVARRAGAPVYGVALPGHFVVGFGPPEDQVLVDAFDGGRLLSGADAELLVAGATGAPLDPSMLSPADPLDIVLRILNNIRAWAAARPERSDVSLWAVELALLLPSHPARLRYERAQLLVQRGEFIAGAVELDAYASVVEAVDADAASRVRGQAHAARAMLN, via the coding sequence ATGAACCCCGAATCCACCGACCGGCGGCGGCAGTTCGCCGAGGAGGCGCGAGCCGAACGGCCCGACCTCGCGCTGCTCTGCCTGCTGGTGGGCGCGGAGGCCGATACCGGGCTCGGCGAGGCGGGCATCGACGCCGCGCAGATCGAGCTGGACCGGCTTGCCGGGCTGCTGCCGTTCCGCCCGGGCGGACCACGGGCCTGGGCGGCCGCGCTCGCCGAACTCCTGGGCGGGCGCTGCGACTTCCGCGGGACGCCGGCCGACTATCAGCGGCTCGGGTCTTCGCTGCTTCACGAGGTCCTTCGACGGCGGCGCGGGCTGCCGATCCTGTTGTCCGTGGTGTGGCTGGAGGTCGCGCGGCGGGCGGGGGCGCCGGTGTACGGGGTGGCTCTGCCGGGGCACTTCGTGGTCGGGTTCGGGCCCCCGGAGGACCAGGTGCTTGTGGACGCCTTCGACGGGGGGCGGCTGTTGAGCGGGGCCGATGCGGAGTTGTTGGTGGCGGGGGCGACGGGGGCTCCGCTGGATCCGTCGATGCTTTCTCCTGCGGATCCGCTGGACATCGTGCTGCGGATCCTCAACAACATCCGGGCTTGGGCGGCGGCTCGGCCGGAGCGGTCGGATGTGTCGTTGTGGGCGGTGGAGCTGGCGCTGCTGCTTCCCTCGCATCCTGCGCGGCTTCGGTACGAGCGGGCTCAACTGCTCGTTCAGCGGGGGGAGTTCATCGCGGGCGCGGTGGAGCTTGATGCGTACGCTTCTGTGGTCGAGGCGGTGGATGCGGATGCGGCCTCGCGGGTGCGGGGGCAGGCGCATGCGGCTCGGGCGATGTTGAACTGA
- a CDS encoding DUF6113 family protein — MSGSGGSGSGGSGGFLTEPLKPGRIALYALLLVVGAVVGIAGALLQSAWFPGGLLLALLGSTGLFYGGVRLTGTRGGAFAGGAGWLVAVMLLTSTRPEGDFVFGAGVGSYLYLLGGMALAVMCATLGLPAQPARPAARLGK; from the coding sequence ATGAGCGGGTCCGGCGGGTCCGGGTCCGGCGGGTCCGGTGGATTTCTGACCGAGCCGCTCAAGCCGGGGCGGATCGCCCTGTACGCGCTGCTCCTCGTGGTCGGCGCGGTCGTCGGCATCGCGGGTGCGCTGCTTCAATCGGCCTGGTTTCCGGGCGGGTTGCTGCTCGCGCTGCTCGGCTCGACCGGACTGTTCTACGGCGGGGTACGGCTGACCGGGACCAGGGGCGGGGCCTTCGCGGGCGGCGCCGGCTGGCTGGTTGCCGTCATGCTGCTGACGTCGACCCGGCCGGAGGGTGACTTCGTGTTCGGCGCCGGAGTCGGCTCGTACCTCTATCTGCTGGGCGGAATGGCCCTCGCTGTGATGTGCGCCACGCTCGGGCTGCCGGCGCAACCGGCCAGGCCCGCTGCCCGACTTGGCAAGTGA
- a CDS encoding response regulator transcription factor, translating to MSGDKIRVLLAEDQSMVREALAALLGLEPDIEVVAQVARGDEVLAAARAHDVQVALLDIEMPGKTGIEAAAELHTALPAVHILILTTFGRPGYLRRAMESGAAAFLVKDAPAAQLAAAVRKVIAGERVIDPTLAAAALAEGADPLTDRERDVLRAAADGATNAELAAQLHLSPGTVRNYLSTAIQKLAARNRAEAVRIAREKGWL from the coding sequence ATGAGCGGCGACAAGATCAGGGTCCTCCTGGCGGAAGACCAGTCCATGGTCCGTGAGGCCCTGGCGGCCCTGCTCGGCCTCGAACCGGACATAGAGGTCGTCGCCCAGGTGGCACGCGGCGACGAGGTCCTTGCGGCGGCCCGCGCGCACGACGTGCAGGTAGCCCTCCTTGACATCGAAATGCCGGGCAAGACGGGCATCGAGGCGGCCGCGGAACTGCACACGGCTCTCCCCGCCGTCCACATCCTGATCCTCACCACGTTCGGCCGCCCCGGCTATCTGCGCCGCGCGATGGAATCGGGCGCCGCGGCCTTCTTGGTCAAGGACGCCCCCGCGGCCCAACTCGCCGCAGCCGTACGCAAGGTCATCGCCGGCGAACGCGTCATCGACCCCACCCTGGCCGCGGCCGCCCTGGCCGAGGGCGCGGACCCCCTGACGGACCGCGAACGCGACGTGCTGCGCGCGGCGGCGGACGGCGCGACGAACGCGGAACTGGCGGCGCAGCTGCACTTGTCCCCGGGGACGGTCCGCAACTACCTCTCGACGGCAATCCAGAAACTGGCGGCCCGCAACCGGGCGGAGGCGGTCCGCATCGCGCGGGAGAAGGGCTGGCTCTAG
- a CDS encoding ATP-binding protein, which translates to MSLPLTRRIARAALLTAAGAASAVGAAGSASAVDLPATPDLGGLSALDGAGLGDTVDGAAQKVTGLAGDAGSKAVKQAVPKAGKTVGKAGKTATPAAQKAAGDVAGSAAEVVGETAKSATEGGLPVGQLPVAGGGGLPTDALTKGGLPTGGLPTGGLPSTDSLPLKGLPLG; encoded by the coding sequence ATGTCCCTCCCCCTGACCCGCCGGATCGCTCGTGCCGCGCTGCTCACCGCAGCGGGAGCGGCCTCCGCGGTCGGTGCGGCCGGCTCCGCGAGCGCCGTCGACCTCCCGGCCACCCCCGACCTGGGCGGCCTGTCCGCACTGGACGGCGCCGGCCTCGGCGACACGGTCGACGGTGCGGCGCAGAAGGTCACCGGCCTCGCCGGCGACGCGGGCAGCAAGGCCGTCAAGCAGGCCGTGCCGAAGGCCGGCAAGACCGTCGGCAAGGCCGGCAAGACCGCCACCCCCGCCGCGCAGAAGGCCGCCGGTGACGTGGCCGGCAGCGCCGCCGAGGTGGTCGGCGAGACCGCCAAGTCCGCGACCGAGGGCGGCCTTCCGGTCGGCCAGCTGCCCGTCGCCGGCGGCGGCGGCCTGCCGACCGACGCCCTGACCAAGGGCGGCCTGCCCACCGGCGGCCTGCCCACCGGCGGTCTGCCCAGCACCGACTCGCTGCCGCTGAAGGGCCTGCCGCTCGGCTAG
- the dapE gene encoding succinyl-diaminopimelate desuccinylase: MSETSQHPLDLTLDAAKLTAQLVDFPSPSGEEKPLADAVESALRALPHLTVDRYGNNIVARTNLGRGERVILAGHIDTVPIADNVPSRLDEDGVLWGCGTCDMKSGVAVQLRIAQTVPEPNRDLTFVFYDNEEVAAELNGLRHVSEAHPDWLAGDFAILLEGTNNDIEGGCQGTLRVFLKLKGERAHSARAWMGDNAIHKAAPILARLAAYEPRKPVVDGLEFHEGLNAVRIEGGHANNVIPDDCTVVVNFRYAPDRSMEEAEAFVRDFFADCEIDEFIVDDHTGGARPGLTHPAAAAFVAAVGGVPKPKYGWTDVSRFSAIGVPAVNFGPGEPLLAHKVDERVHTSRCIEGEEKLRAWLTA, from the coding sequence ATGTCCGAGACCTCACAGCACCCGCTTGACCTCACGCTCGACGCCGCGAAGCTCACCGCCCAGCTCGTCGACTTCCCGTCCCCGAGCGGCGAGGAGAAGCCCCTCGCGGACGCCGTCGAGTCCGCCCTGCGCGCACTGCCGCACCTCACGGTCGACCGCTACGGCAACAACATCGTGGCCCGCACGAACCTGGGCCGCGGCGAGCGCGTGATCCTCGCCGGGCACATCGACACGGTGCCGATCGCGGACAACGTGCCGTCCCGCCTCGACGAGGACGGCGTGCTGTGGGGCTGCGGCACCTGTGACATGAAGTCGGGCGTCGCCGTCCAGCTGCGCATCGCCCAGACGGTCCCGGAGCCCAACCGCGACCTCACCTTCGTCTTCTACGACAACGAAGAGGTCGCCGCCGAACTCAACGGCCTGCGCCACGTCTCCGAGGCCCACCCCGACTGGCTGGCGGGCGACTTCGCGATCCTCCTCGAGGGCACCAACAACGACATCGAGGGCGGCTGCCAGGGCACGCTGCGGGTCTTCCTCAAGCTCAAGGGCGAGCGGGCCCACTCTGCGCGCGCCTGGATGGGCGACAACGCGATCCACAAGGCGGCCCCGATCCTGGCCAGGCTGGCGGCGTACGAGCCGCGCAAGCCGGTGGTGGACGGCCTTGAGTTCCACGAGGGCCTCAACGCAGTACGTATTGAGGGCGGCCACGCGAACAACGTCATCCCCGACGACTGCACGGTGGTCGTGAACTTCCGCTACGCGCCCGACCGCAGCATGGAGGAGGCCGAGGCCTTCGTCCGGGACTTCTTCGCCGACTGCGAGATCGACGAGTTCATCGTCGACGACCACACGGGCGGCGCCCGCCCCGGCCTGACCCACCCCGCCGCGGCGGCCTTCGTGGCGGCGGTCGGCGGCGTGCCGAAGCCCAAGTACGGCTGGACGGACGTGTCGCGGTTCAGCGCCATCGGCGTACCGGCGGTGAACTTCGGGCCCGGTGAGCCGCTGCTCGCCCACAAGGTCGACGAGCGGGTGCACACGTCGAGGTGCATCGAGGGCGAGGAGAAGCTGCGCGCCTGGCTGACGGCCTGA
- a CDS encoding GNAT family N-acetyltransferase produces MIRTGGAYRAVEILGGARLEVRITGADVGKRVSVRRLSGTGIPGEKFTDTVGVLTSWNDGVLLITRRDGEPVRIEESSLVAGKVVPAAPARRRGPAASYEELARVTARGWQPVESERLGEWELRAAGGFTWRANSVLPLGDPGRPLDEALSYVSRWYADRSLPPHIQTATGAAGTQELLAAALEERGWVRAVSAQVQIAGLAPIADLDAAVDRVRLSRSHDEAWLGRYKRFGTPEPHILQVLESGPSVWFATVPGEGGSAAAIGRCVVDGRWAGFMAVEVDPAYRRQGLATAVMTALSRRALDEGASAAWLQVEADNDGAQALYDGMGFAVHHHYHHYRHGPSL; encoded by the coding sequence ATGATCCGAACAGGAGGGGCGTACAGAGCTGTGGAAATCCTTGGAGGCGCCCGCCTAGAAGTCCGCATTACCGGGGCTGACGTGGGCAAACGGGTCTCGGTGAGGCGCTTGAGCGGCACCGGAATCCCAGGTGAGAAGTTCACCGACACGGTGGGGGTTCTCACATCGTGGAACGACGGTGTGCTGCTCATCACACGACGGGACGGCGAGCCCGTACGGATCGAGGAATCCTCGCTGGTCGCAGGGAAGGTGGTGCCCGCCGCGCCGGCCCGCAGGCGGGGTCCCGCGGCCTCGTACGAGGAACTGGCGCGGGTCACGGCGCGCGGCTGGCAGCCCGTGGAGAGCGAGCGGCTCGGTGAGTGGGAGCTCAGGGCCGCCGGCGGATTCACCTGGCGGGCCAACTCCGTGCTGCCGCTCGGCGATCCGGGACGTCCGCTCGACGAGGCACTGTCGTACGTCTCCCGGTGGTACGCGGACCGGAGTCTGCCCCCGCACATCCAGACGGCCACCGGGGCGGCCGGCACCCAGGAGCTGCTCGCCGCCGCCCTGGAGGAGCGCGGGTGGGTGCGCGCGGTGAGCGCCCAGGTGCAGATCGCCGGGCTCGCCCCGATCGCGGATCTGGACGCGGCGGTGGACCGGGTACGTCTCTCGCGGTCCCACGACGAGGCGTGGCTGGGGCGGTACAAGCGGTTCGGGACGCCTGAGCCGCACATCCTGCAGGTCCTGGAGAGCGGGCCCTCGGTGTGGTTCGCGACCGTGCCGGGCGAGGGCGGGTCGGCCGCCGCGATCGGGCGGTGCGTGGTCGACGGGCGGTGGGCCGGATTCATGGCCGTCGAGGTCGATCCGGCGTACCGGCGCCAGGGGCTGGCCACGGCCGTGATGACGGCTCTCTCGCGCCGGGCCCTCGACGAGGGTGCGTCGGCCGCGTGGCTGCAGGTCGAGGCGGACAACGACGGGGCGCAGGCGCTCTATGACGGGATGGGCTTCGCGGTCCATCACCACTATCACCACTATCGCCACGGCCCATCCCTGTGA
- a CDS encoding ABC transporter permease, which yields MSTLTVNAPLMKLEITRAVRNKKFLFFSIVYPSALFLMIAGPQKNEIVKGTGLTTAAFYMVAMASFGALTAVLMGNSERIAKEREKGWVRQLRLTTLPGRGYVFAKIASAAVVSLPSIVIVFIVAAASKGVRLDTWQWFALTGVIWAGSLVFAALGVALGYLVSGDAVRPVTMILYFGLSILGGLWMPTTAYPQWLQNIAEWLPTHAYAALGQAIELGNAPGAKDIAILAVYFALFAGGAAWLYRKDTLKA from the coding sequence ATGAGCACTCTCACCGTCAACGCCCCGCTGATGAAGCTCGAGATCACCCGGGCCGTACGCAACAAGAAGTTCCTGTTCTTCTCGATCGTCTACCCGTCCGCGCTCTTCCTGATGATCGCGGGCCCGCAGAAGAACGAGATCGTGAAGGGCACGGGCCTGACCACCGCCGCCTTCTACATGGTCGCCATGGCCTCCTTCGGCGCCCTCACCGCCGTTCTCATGGGCAACAGCGAACGCATCGCCAAGGAGCGCGAGAAGGGCTGGGTCCGCCAGCTGCGCCTGACCACCCTGCCGGGCCGCGGCTACGTCTTCGCGAAGATCGCGAGCGCCGCGGTGGTCTCGCTCCCCTCGATCGTCATCGTGTTCATCGTGGCCGCCGCCTCCAAGGGCGTACGACTCGACACCTGGCAGTGGTTCGCGCTGACCGGCGTGATCTGGGCGGGCAGCCTCGTCTTCGCCGCGCTCGGCGTCGCCCTCGGCTACCTGGTCAGCGGTGACGCGGTCCGCCCGGTCACGATGATCCTGTACTTCGGCCTCTCCATCCTGGGCGGCCTGTGGATGCCCACCACCGCCTACCCGCAGTGGCTGCAGAACATCGCGGAATGGCTCCCCACCCACGCGTACGCTGCACTCGGCCAGGCCATCGAGCTGGGCAACGCCCCCGGTGCGAAGGACATCGCGATCCTCGCCGTGTACTTCGCGCTCTTCGCCGGCGGCGCCGCCTGGCTGTACCGGAAGGACACCCTGAAGGCGTGA
- a CDS encoding heavy metal transporter → MPEQPPTLFRRGRLIRIAAALVVLLAVAGYLVVQYEGGGRRAPRCTVVSAAGDGATYEMSIQQAVNAATISAVGTTRGMPERAVTIALATALQESGLRNIRHGDRDSLGLFQQRPSQGWGTAEQIMDPVYSAGKFYEHLDKVPGYSRLPLTVAAQRVQRSGFPQAYAKHEPDAALLAAALTGQAAATFSCEAGTPNPDTAPGDPAKVRQALARDFGRDVLPRTEAAGAEAGDDKAAEAKRTVRVPVTGVTAEGGSKQRGWELAHWAVAHAAELRIERVSYAGREWNATDSGHNWSEPKTGDAPDEVQIVTGQ, encoded by the coding sequence GTGCCAGAGCAGCCCCCCACCCTCTTCAGGCGCGGCCGACTCATCCGTATCGCAGCCGCACTCGTCGTGCTGCTCGCGGTCGCCGGCTATCTCGTCGTCCAGTACGAGGGGGGCGGCAGGCGCGCCCCGCGGTGCACGGTCGTCTCGGCCGCCGGTGACGGGGCGACGTACGAGATGAGCATCCAGCAGGCCGTGAACGCGGCCACGATCTCCGCGGTCGGCACCACGCGCGGGATGCCGGAGCGGGCCGTGACCATCGCGCTCGCGACCGCGCTGCAGGAGTCGGGGCTGCGCAACATCCGGCACGGCGACCGCGATTCGCTCGGCCTCTTCCAGCAGCGGCCCTCGCAGGGCTGGGGCACCGCCGAGCAGATCATGGATCCGGTGTACTCGGCCGGGAAGTTCTACGAGCACCTGGACAAGGTGCCCGGCTACTCGCGGCTCCCGCTGACCGTCGCCGCGCAGCGCGTGCAGCGCAGCGGCTTCCCGCAGGCGTACGCGAAGCACGAGCCGGACGCCGCGCTGCTCGCCGCGGCGCTGACCGGACAGGCAGCCGCGACCTTCAGCTGCGAGGCCGGTACGCCGAACCCGGACACCGCGCCCGGCGACCCGGCGAAGGTCCGCCAGGCGCTCGCCCGGGACTTCGGGCGCGATGTGCTGCCCCGCACCGAGGCGGCGGGCGCCGAAGCCGGCGACGACAAGGCGGCCGAGGCGAAGCGGACCGTGCGCGTCCCCGTGACCGGGGTGACCGCGGAGGGCGGCAGCAAGCAGCGCGGCTGGGAGTTGGCGCACTGGGCCGTGGCGCACGCCGCGGAGTTGCGCATCGAACGGGTCTCCTATGCGGGCCGCGAGTGGAACGCCACGGATTCCGGGCACAACTGGAGCGAGCCGAAGACCGGTGACGCCCCCGACGAGGTCCAGATCGTCACTGGGCAGTAG
- a CDS encoding bifunctional succinyldiaminopimelate transaminase/glutamate-prephenate aminotransferase, with protein MSAVTDRLPAFPWDKLQPYKATAAAHPGGIVDLSVGTPVDPVPELIQKALIAAADSPGYPTVWGTPELRDALTGWCERRLGAQGLTHHNVLPVVGSKELVAWLPTQLGLGPGDVVAYPRLAYPTYEVGARLARAEYVTYDDPTELDPTGLKLLWLNSPSNPTGRVLTAEELTRTVAWAREHGVLLVSDECYLELGWEAEPVSVLHPDVCGGSYEGIVAVHSLSKRSNLAGYRAAFIVGDAAVLGDLLEIRKHGGMMTSAPTQAAVVAALGDDSHVHEQRERYAARRTVLRDALVKHGFRIEHSEASLYLWATRGESCWDTVGHLAELGILVAPGDFYGPAGDRFVRVALTASDERVAEAVKRLS; from the coding sequence GTGTCCGCTGTCACCGACCGGCTTCCCGCCTTCCCCTGGGACAAGCTCCAGCCGTACAAGGCCACCGCGGCCGCACACCCGGGCGGCATCGTCGACCTGTCGGTCGGCACGCCCGTGGACCCGGTGCCCGAGCTGATCCAGAAGGCGTTGATCGCGGCCGCGGACTCGCCGGGCTATCCGACGGTGTGGGGCACCCCCGAACTGCGCGACGCGCTCACCGGCTGGTGCGAACGACGCCTGGGCGCGCAGGGCCTCACCCACCACAACGTCCTGCCGGTCGTCGGCTCCAAGGAGCTCGTCGCCTGGCTGCCCACACAGCTGGGTCTCGGCCCGGGCGACGTGGTCGCCTACCCGCGCCTCGCGTACCCGACGTACGAAGTGGGCGCGCGCCTGGCCCGCGCCGAGTACGTCACGTACGACGACCCGACGGAGCTCGACCCGACGGGTCTGAAGCTGCTCTGGCTCAACTCGCCCTCGAACCCGACCGGTCGGGTGCTGACGGCCGAGGAGCTCACCCGGACCGTCGCCTGGGCGCGCGAGCACGGCGTGCTCCTGGTCAGCGACGAGTGCTACCTGGAGCTCGGCTGGGAGGCGGAGCCGGTCTCGGTCCTTCACCCGGACGTGTGCGGCGGTTCGTACGAGGGGATCGTCGCCGTCCACTCGCTCTCCAAGCGCTCCAACCTCGCGGGCTACCGTGCCGCGTTCATCGTCGGTGACGCGGCCGTACTCGGCGACCTCCTGGAGATCCGCAAGCACGGCGGCATGATGACCTCCGCGCCGACCCAGGCCGCCGTCGTCGCGGCGCTCGGTGACGACAGCCACGTGCACGAGCAGCGCGAGCGGTACGCAGCCCGCCGCACCGTCCTGCGCGACGCCCTGGTGAAGCACGGCTTCCGGATCGAGCACAGCGAGGCGAGCCTCTACCTGTGGGCGACCCGCGGCGAGTCCTGCTGGGACACCGTCGGGCACCTCGCCGAGCTCGGCATCCTCGTCGCGCCCGGCGACTTCTACGGCCCGGCGGGCGACCGCTTCGTGCGCGTCGCGCTCACGGCCTCGGACGAGCGCGTGGCGGAAGCGGTCAAGCGGCTGTCATAG
- a CDS encoding ABC transporter ATP-binding protein has translation MTTTSTAATKQAAGTSPAGVVRFENVSKSYGSVRAVDGLSLELHPGETVALLGPNGAGKSTTLDLLLGLRPADSGTVEVFGTSPRDAIVAGRVGAMLQSGGLMEEVTVREIVKLACALHPRPYAVDEVLARAGIAQIADRKVDKLSGGQEQRVRFALATAGDSDLIVLDEPTTGMDVTARQAFWATMREQADQGRTVLFATHYLEEADAIADRVLVLHRGRLLADGTAAEIKAKAGARKVSFDLEGQIDELALRGLPFLATLDVSGHTVRIQSHDADATVHALYGLGLYPRNLEVAGLGLEQAFVAITEAEEAKAS, from the coding sequence ATGACCACGACTTCCACGGCAGCCACGAAGCAGGCGGCGGGCACCTCCCCCGCAGGCGTGGTGCGCTTCGAGAACGTATCCAAGAGCTACGGATCCGTCCGTGCCGTCGACGGACTCTCCCTCGAGCTCCACCCCGGCGAGACCGTCGCCCTGCTCGGCCCGAACGGCGCCGGCAAGTCCACCACCCTGGACCTCCTGCTCGGCCTGCGCCCCGCGGACAGCGGCACCGTCGAGGTGTTCGGCACCAGCCCCCGGGACGCGATCGTCGCCGGCCGGGTCGGCGCCATGCTGCAGAGCGGCGGCCTCATGGAGGAGGTCACCGTGCGGGAGATCGTCAAGCTCGCCTGTGCCCTGCACCCCAGGCCGTACGCCGTCGACGAGGTGCTGGCCCGCGCCGGCATCGCCCAGATCGCCGACCGCAAGGTCGACAAGCTCTCCGGCGGCCAGGAGCAGCGCGTCCGCTTCGCGCTCGCCACCGCCGGGGACAGCGACCTGATCGTCCTCGACGAGCCGACCACCGGCATGGACGTCACCGCACGGCAGGCCTTCTGGGCCACCATGCGCGAGCAGGCCGACCAGGGCCGCACCGTCCTGTTCGCCACGCACTACCTCGAAGAGGCCGACGCCATCGCGGACCGCGTCCTGGTCCTGCACCGCGGCCGGCTCCTCGCGGACGGCACCGCCGCCGAGATCAAGGCGAAGGCGGGCGCCCGGAAGGTCTCCTTCGACCTGGAGGGCCAGATCGACGAACTCGCCCTGCGCGGGCTCCCGTTCCTCGCCACGCTCGACGTATCGGGCCACACCGTCCGCATCCAGTCGCACGACGCCGACGCCACCGTCCACGCGCTCTACGGCCTCGGCCTCTACCCCCGCAACCTCGAAGTCGCGGGCCTCGGCCTGGAGCAGGCCTTCGTAGCCATCACCGAGGCCGAGGAGGCCAAGGCATCATGA
- the fdxA gene encoding ferredoxin has protein sequence MTYVIAEPCVDLKDKACIEECPVDCIYEGQRSLYIHPDECVDCGACEPVCPVEAIFYEDDTPEEWKDYYKANVEFFDELGSPGGASKLGLIERDHPFIAALPPQEHNE, from the coding sequence GTGACCTACGTCATCGCGGAGCCTTGTGTCGACTTGAAGGACAAGGCGTGTATCGAGGAGTGTCCGGTCGACTGCATCTACGAGGGCCAGCGGTCCTTGTACATCCACCCGGACGAATGCGTCGACTGTGGTGCCTGTGAGCCGGTTTGCCCGGTCGAGGCCATCTTCTACGAGGATGACACTCCTGAGGAGTGGAAGGACTACTACAAGGCGAACGTCGAGTTCTTCGACGAGCTCGGCTCGCCCGGTGGCGCCTCGAAGCTCGGTCTGATCGAGCGCGACCACCCCTTCATCGCCGCATTGCCGCCGCAGGAGCACAACGAGTAA